A genomic region of Kribbella sp. NBC_00382 contains the following coding sequences:
- a CDS encoding MarR family winged helix-turn-helix transcriptional regulator, whose translation MTTQQRHQELLSAAALTAFKLNGQFLELAEHLARPAGLTATYWQVLGAVIGEPLTVSAIAREMGITRQAVQRTADLLAERGLTEYRDNPAHRRAKLVAITPEGLAANQSIGPHHARHAKELSDAVGADQLADAVAALRKLSEALDAVDQSD comes from the coding sequence ATGACGACTCAGCAGCGTCATCAGGAGCTGCTCAGCGCGGCGGCCCTGACGGCGTTCAAGCTGAACGGCCAGTTCCTCGAGCTGGCCGAGCACCTCGCTCGGCCGGCTGGATTGACCGCGACGTACTGGCAGGTGCTCGGCGCGGTCATCGGCGAGCCGCTGACGGTGTCCGCGATCGCCCGCGAGATGGGCATCACCCGCCAGGCCGTTCAGCGGACTGCGGACCTACTGGCGGAGCGCGGCCTCACGGAGTACCGGGACAATCCGGCTCACCGCCGCGCGAAGCTGGTGGCCATTACGCCCGAGGGGCTGGCCGCCAACCAGTCGATCGGCCCGCACCATGCGCGCCATGCCAAGGAGTTGTCGGACGCGGTCGGCGCCGATCAGCTGGCCGACGCGGTCGCGGCGCTGAGGAAGTTGTCCGAGGCGCTCGATGCCGTGGACCAAAGCGACTGA
- a CDS encoding discoidin domain-containing protein, which yields MRISRSAGARSPAFLRRWLILVSAAFLITTALVIAPGGRAQAAATLLSQGKPVTSSSTENGGTPASAAVDGNTATRWSSAASDPQWIQVDLGSTSAISQVVLNWEAAYGKSFQVQVSDNAGGPWNSIYTTTTGIGGVQTLNVTGSGRYVRMSGTQRGTGYGYSLWEFQVYGGTDGGPTACGTANVAQGKTATASSVENGGTPASAAVDGNPGTRWSSAATDPQWIQVDLGSTQTICQVALSWEAAYGKSFQVQVSANAGGPWNSIYTTTTGTGGNQTLDVTGSGRYLRVNGTQRGTGYGYSLWELVVHSTDGGTGPVIPPTDPMNPDLGPNVDVFTPATPQAQMQARLDQVAAQQHTNQFGDQRNALLFKPGTYTADVNLGFNTQVAGLGLSPDDVNLNGHVRVEADWLQQGDNPNNKQNATQNFWRSAENLAVTPPAGQIERWAVAQAAPYRRMHLKGAPEIQLWSGGDGWASGGLFADTKIDNRVVSGSQQQWVSRNSEFGSWAGSVWNMVFVGTTGAPPQNFPNPSHTVVGTTPVIREKPFLYVDNAGSYNVFVPALRQNSSGTSWSHGPAAGTSISLSQFLVAKPSTPIATINAALDQGKHLLFTPGIYHLTDTIKVTKPNTVVLGIGMATLTPDTGKTAISVADVDGVKLGGLLIDAGPVNSPTLVEVGPAGSNADHSANPTSLHDVFVRIGGGAHLGKATVSLQVNSNNVIGDHMWLWRADHGDQVGWNVNTAANGLVVNGNNVTMYGLFVEHYQQYEVLWNGNGGKTYFFQNEFPYDPPDQASWTSGGGTRGWAAYKVANNVTSHEAWGVGSYSFFQVNPALVVDRSFEVPDTAGVKFHDLVSVSLGGVGTIANVINNTGGTANAATQQRYVVSYP from the coding sequence ATGCGCATTTCCAGATCGGCCGGAGCGCGCTCTCCGGCCTTCCTCAGGCGTTGGCTGATCCTGGTTTCAGCCGCGTTCCTGATCACCACGGCCCTTGTGATCGCGCCTGGCGGCAGAGCTCAGGCTGCCGCCACGCTGCTGTCCCAGGGCAAGCCGGTCACCAGCTCCAGTACAGAGAACGGCGGTACGCCGGCCTCGGCGGCCGTCGACGGCAACACCGCGACCCGCTGGTCCAGCGCCGCGTCCGACCCGCAATGGATCCAGGTGGACCTCGGGTCGACCTCCGCCATCAGCCAGGTCGTCCTCAACTGGGAGGCGGCCTACGGCAAGTCCTTCCAGGTCCAGGTCTCCGACAACGCCGGCGGACCGTGGAACTCGATCTACACGACGACCACTGGCATCGGTGGCGTGCAGACGCTCAACGTGACCGGCAGCGGCCGGTACGTACGGATGTCCGGCACCCAGCGTGGTACCGGCTACGGGTACTCGCTCTGGGAGTTCCAGGTGTACGGCGGTACCGACGGCGGCCCGACCGCTTGCGGGACGGCCAACGTCGCCCAGGGCAAGACCGCAACCGCGTCGAGCGTCGAGAACGGCGGCACCCCTGCCTCAGCCGCTGTCGACGGCAACCCCGGCACCCGCTGGTCCAGCGCGGCCACTGACCCCCAGTGGATCCAGGTGGACCTGGGCTCGACCCAGACGATCTGCCAGGTCGCCCTGAGCTGGGAGGCGGCGTACGGGAAGTCCTTCCAGGTCCAGGTGTCCGCTAATGCGGGTGGACCGTGGAACTCGATCTACACGACGACCACCGGCACCGGTGGCAACCAGACCCTCGACGTGACCGGCAGCGGCCGGTACCTGCGGGTCAACGGCACCCAGCGCGGCACCGGCTACGGGTACTCGCTCTGGGAGCTCGTCGTCCACAGCACCGATGGAGGCACCGGCCCGGTGATCCCGCCGACCGACCCGATGAACCCCGACCTCGGCCCGAACGTCGATGTCTTCACCCCAGCGACCCCGCAGGCGCAGATGCAGGCGCGGCTCGACCAGGTCGCAGCACAGCAGCACACCAACCAGTTCGGTGACCAGCGCAACGCGCTGCTCTTCAAGCCCGGCACCTACACGGCTGACGTCAACCTGGGCTTCAACACCCAGGTGGCCGGCCTCGGTCTGTCGCCTGACGACGTCAACCTCAACGGACACGTCCGGGTCGAGGCCGACTGGCTGCAGCAGGGCGACAACCCGAACAACAAGCAGAACGCCACCCAGAACTTCTGGCGTTCCGCGGAGAACCTGGCCGTCACCCCGCCGGCCGGCCAGATCGAGCGCTGGGCGGTCGCGCAGGCTGCGCCGTACCGGCGGATGCACCTGAAGGGCGCGCCGGAGATCCAGCTCTGGAGCGGTGGCGACGGCTGGGCCAGCGGTGGCCTGTTCGCCGACACCAAGATCGACAACCGGGTCGTCTCCGGCTCGCAGCAGCAGTGGGTGTCGCGCAACTCGGAGTTCGGCAGCTGGGCCGGCTCGGTCTGGAACATGGTGTTCGTCGGTACCACCGGCGCACCGCCGCAGAACTTCCCGAACCCGTCCCACACAGTCGTCGGCACCACGCCCGTGATCCGCGAAAAGCCCTTCCTGTACGTCGATAACGCCGGCAGCTACAACGTCTTCGTGCCGGCCCTGCGGCAGAACTCGTCGGGCACGAGCTGGTCGCACGGCCCAGCGGCCGGCACGTCGATCTCGCTGAGCCAGTTCCTGGTCGCCAAGCCGTCGACCCCGATCGCCACCATCAACGCGGCGCTCGATCAGGGCAAGCACCTGCTCTTCACCCCCGGCATCTACCACCTGACCGACACCATCAAGGTGACCAAGCCGAACACGGTTGTCCTCGGCATCGGAATGGCGACCCTCACCCCGGACACCGGCAAGACCGCCATCTCGGTGGCGGACGTCGACGGCGTCAAGCTCGGCGGCCTGCTGATCGACGCCGGCCCGGTGAACTCGCCGACCCTGGTCGAGGTCGGCCCGGCCGGTTCGAACGCCGACCACTCGGCGAACCCGACCTCCCTGCACGACGTGTTCGTCCGGATCGGTGGCGGCGCACACCTCGGCAAGGCGACGGTCAGCCTGCAGGTCAACAGCAACAACGTGATCGGCGACCACATGTGGCTGTGGCGTGCCGACCACGGCGACCAGGTCGGCTGGAACGTCAACACGGCGGCCAACGGGTTGGTTGTCAACGGCAACAACGTGACGATGTACGGGCTGTTCGTCGAGCACTACCAGCAGTACGAGGTGCTCTGGAACGGCAACGGCGGCAAGACGTACTTCTTCCAGAACGAGTTCCCGTACGACCCGCCGGACCAGGCTTCGTGGACCAGCGGTGGCGGGACGCGGGGCTGGGCGGCGTACAAGGTCGCGAACAACGTCACCAGCCATGAGGCCTGGGGAGTGGGCAGCTACTCGTTCTTCCAGGTCAACCCGGCGCTGGTCGTCGACCGCTCCTTCGAGGTCCCCGACACCGCGGGCGTGAAGTTCCACGACCTGGTCTCGGTCTCCCTCGGCGGCGTCGGCACCATCGCCAATGTCATCAACAACACCGGCGGCACCGCGAATGCGGCGACCCAGCAACGATATGTGGTGAGCTATCCCTAG